A section of the Macadamia integrifolia cultivar HAES 741 chromosome 9, SCU_Mint_v3, whole genome shotgun sequence genome encodes:
- the LOC122088999 gene encoding uncharacterized protein LOC122088999, translated as MASFLASIGFLWSEWELRALVLTSLFIQALLISLGSIRKHTPSRMIGFLIWSSYLLADWVATLALGVLAKSLMNNSSDRDHQSGSSVKDELKAFWAPFLLLHLGGPDNITAFSLEDNELWLRHLVGLLFEVGTAIYIFIISFFPAVPSLSWLIITILMFMGGSIKYVERTLALMKASRDHFRKSMVTEPDPGPDYAKFVEGYSSLRNSWLESDISLEVEPELPPPFQDNTINQEEKELDSKKKGDDQIELISKAHHFFQIFKRLIVDLILTFHDRNESRSFFMKKNWEEAYRVVEIELGFLYEVLYTKAAVVQSFSGWIFRFTSVSSIIAVSIIFLAVIEKQQYDKIDIKITYVLLSGAIALEFWSLTRLFFTDWTIVWMKKKKFNRPITRFVFKLLSYRRPSNRSRWSNSMAQYNLIEFCLKDHHELSYWVKFMKLIHVKDHFDKQWHRSYKDISEELKKFIFEGLKVKVQNLTDSVSYQQFRSFRGQLTLQMVKYEDVDDNSMKEILDNSIKVEFDESILLWHVATDICYYLDGEEGQSETVQSNQRNSRDISNYMIYLLVSCPFMLTAGIGQIRFGDTCAEAKRFLHRGEIETDKKRACTRLREVDTKIPPVQVKGDRSKSVLFEASRVAKSLLKQVPQVEKRWEIINLLWLEMLGYAASECRGYYHVERLGSGGELLTFVCFIMAHLGIGEQYRVNQGHARTAINLDM; from the coding sequence ATGGCAAGCTTTCTAGCAAGCATAGGATTTCTATGGAGTGAATGGGAACTGAGGGCCTTGGTTCTCACTAGCCTTTTTATTCAGGCTCTACTTATTTCCCTTGGAAGTATCCGAAAGCATACACCATCCAGAATGATCGGTTTCCTCATTTGGTCGAGCTACTTGTTAGCCGATTGGGTTGCAACTTTGGCTCTTGGTGTCCTTGCTAAGAGCCTAATGAACAACTCTTCTGATAGAGATCATCAGTCTGGAAGCAGTGTAAAGGATGAGCTTAAAGCATTTTGGGCACCTTTTCTTCTACTACATCTAGGTGGCCCAGACAACATCACAGCTTTCTCATTAGAAGATAATGAGCTTTGGTTGAGGCATTTGGTTGGACTCCTTTTCGAGGTTGGAACTGCAATATATATCTTCATCATCAGCTTCTTTCCTGCTGTACCTAGCCTTTCCTGGCTGATCATCACCATTCTAATGTTCATGGGGGGAAGCATTAAGTATGTAGAGAGGACATTGGCTCTCATGAAGGCAAGCCGAGATCATTTTAGGAAATCCATGGTTACTGAACCAGACCCAGGACCTGACTATGCAAAATTCGTGGAGGGTTACTCTTCCTTAAGGAATTCATGGCTAGAATCAGATATATCCTTAGAAGTTGAACCAGAGCTGCCTCCTCCATTTCAGGATAACACTATTAATCAGGAAGAGAAGGAATTAGACagcaaaaaaaaaggtgatgatCAAATTGAGCTCATATCGAAAGCCCATCATTTCTTTCAGATATTCAAGCGTCTCATTGTTGATCTCATCCTCACTTTCCATGATCGAAATGAAAGTCGGTCcttcttcatgaaaaaaaattgggaagaAGCTTATAGAGTTGTGGAGATTGAACTTGGGTTTTTGTATGAGGTTCTATATACCAAGGCCGCTGTTGTTCAATCTTTCTCAGGTTGGATTTTCCGCTTCACCAGTGTCTCCTCCATTATTGCTGTTTCCATTATCTTCTTAGCCGTCATTGAGAAGCAACAATATGACAAGATAGACATAAAAATAACATATGTCTTATTGAGTGGAGCTATTGCTCTGGAGTTCTGGTCACTGACCCGATTATTCTTCACAGATTGGACCATTGtttggatgaagaagaaaaaattcaatcgaCCTATTACCAGATTTGTGTTTAAACTTCTTTCTTATAGAAGACCATCCAACCGGTCAAGGTGGTCTAACTCCATGGCTCAGTACAATTTGATTGAGTTTTGCCTCAAAGATCACCACGAATTGTCTTATTGGGTTAAATTCATGAAGCTCATTCATGTAAAGGACCATTTTGATAAACAATGGCACAGAAGTTACAAGGATATCTCTGAGGAGcttaaaaaatttatcttcgAGGGTCTGAAAGTTAAGGTGCAAAATCTCACAGATTCCGTGTCTTACCAGCAATTCAGAAGTTTTAGAGGTCAATTGACACTTCAAATGGTAAAATATGAGGATGTTGATGATAATAGCATGAAAGAGATACTGGATAACAGCATCAAAGTTGAATTTGATGAAAGTATTTTGCTTTGGCACGTAGCTACAGATATCTGTTACTATTTGGATGGAGAAGAGGGTCAATCTGAAACAGTGCAGTCCAACCAGAGAAATAGCAGAGACATCTCTAATTACATGATATATCTTCTTGTATCATGTCCATTTATGTTGACAGCAGGTATTGGACAAATCAGATTTGGGGACACTTGTGCTGAGGCCAAAAGGTTTCTACACCGAGGAGAGATAGAAACTGATAAGAAACGAGCCTGCACAAGGCTTCGTGAGGTAGACACAAAAATTCCACCAGTACAAGTGAAAGGTGACAGAAGTAAATCTGTATTATTTGAAGCATCTAGGGTTGCAAAATCATTGTTGAAACAGGTACCTCAAGTTGAGAAGAGATGGGAGATCATAAACCTTTTGTGGTTGGAGATGTTGGGCTATGCGGCAAGTGAATGCAGAGGATATTACCATGTTGAGAGACTTGGTTCTGGGGGAGAGCTTCTCACCTTCGTCTGTTTTATAATGGCACATCTTGGTATAGGAGAGCAATACCGTGTAAATCAAGGCCATGCTCGAACTGCAATAAATTTAGATATGTAG
- the LOC122088998 gene encoding disease resistance RPP8-like protein 3 — MATSMIPPVIQKLGSLPMDEANYLLQAKPEVESLRKELNLMTTSSLKNADAIHHKSERAKEWARQLKELVFEAKDSIDVFVRKVAQKGRGGVVSKLPKLLINAHRLKGKIEDIKAKIKKLLEDRMNYDIKPSEEDQTSAQAHQGEASCESTIDIMLVDVGGFQSKAEELVKLLMEEKPRGQFGVVSITGIGALEITFLAYKIYNRDDVKKHFDCQACVYISKEYKIRDVLFNIIKQVMVLRDEEEKALALEEAEKLKEKLSEFLRDKKNYLFVLDDVWSEDWNKLKRFFPVPCNYQQCRVLLTTRDEGAIWPAELIAPPYKLQLLDKEGNCTELPDRLKLFFPYFGFFPKDTKIQRDRLIRLWVAEGFLEPKGDLTMEDVGGECLEELMQWNLIQVEKWKSNGVPDTFIIHDLFLNLAISMAKEDHFLKISTPHHESWKYSRRVALHDNCRKDTMAEVLSVSSSWSGSSNPLRSLLCFTKMNPTLCGQFKLLNVLDLEGAPGIESLPKEIGNLISLKYLSLCRTSLKALPPWVGNLHNLQTLNLYKTMIQSVPIEIFELDKLRHLLCFSKCWVWESDPFIVESVSRASQRLSPARIQNLRDLQTLWFHSSSWIKGGLEKLTNLRELGLSGFGAHIDHKDALYRALSKLQRLEVLYLVQLTLSGCYQIHLPSFSSHSYLYDITIIGVLPNLSNLPSKLTRLRLASSNLEEDMMETLEKLPNLKELKLDPFTYVGVEIKCTEGWFPKLENLSLRLFPSLMRWIVEDRAMPNLKTLEINSLMELRCIPHGLRHITGLQRLSLEMPQEFLDRVKKGGEDWQQISHVPFIMTREVHHIPKADIMSRNLPRDMKELSCSQPRI; from the coding sequence atggctacGAGTATGATCCCTCCTGTGATACAGAAACTAGGCTCCCTACCGATGGATGAAGCTAATTATCTTTTACAAGCGAAGCCAGAAGTGGAGTCCCTCCGCAAAGAACTCAATCTGATGACTACCTCCTCTCTAAAGAATGCAGATGCAATACATCACAAAAGCGAACGGGCGAAAGAATGGGCGAGACAACTTAAAGAGTTGGTCTTTGAGGCAAAAGACTCCATCGACGTCTTTGTACGTAAAGTGGCGCAGAAAGGGCGAGGCGGTGTCGTTTCCAAGTTGCCAAAACTTCTTATTAATGCTCACCGGCTAAAAGGGAAAATAGAAGATATCAAAGCTAAGATCAAGAAGCTTTTAGAAGACAGAATGAATTATGATATTAAGCCTTCAGAAGAGGATCAAACATCTGCTCAAGCTCATCAAGGTGAAGCTTCATGTGAGAGTACTATAGATATTATGCTGGTCGATGTGGGGGGCTTTCAAAGCAAAGCAGAGGAACTGGTCAAGTTGCTGATGGAAGAGAAGCCCCGTGGACAGTTCGGTGTTGTCTCAATTACAGGCATAGGCGCATTGGAAATAACCTTCCTTGCTTACAAAATCTACAACAGAGATGATGTGAAAAAGCACTTTGATTGTCAAGCATGTGTTTATATAtcaaaagaatataaaataagaGATGTTTTGTTCAATATCATAAAACAAGTTATGGTGCTCAGAGATGAGGAGGAAAAGGCATTGGCATTAGAGGAGGCTGAAAAGTTGAAGGAGAAACTTTCTGAATTTCTCAGAGACAAGAAGAACTATCTCTTCGTGTTGGATGATGTATGGAGTGAAGATTGGAATAAATTGAAACGCTTCTTCCCTGTTCCATGCAACTATCAGCAATGCAGAGTGTTGCTAACAACTCGTGATGAAGGTGCAATCTGGCCTGCTGAACTGATTGCTCCTCCATACAAGCTACAACTTTTGGATAAAGAGGGGAATTGCACCGAGTTACCTGATCGCTTGAagcttttctttccttattttggGTTTTTCCCAAAAGATACTAAGATCCAGAGGGACAGATTGATTCGTCTATGGGTTGCTGAGGGATTTCTAGAACCAAAAGGAGATTTAACAATGGAAGATGTGGGTGGAGAGTGCCTTGAGGAGTTAATGCAGTGGAACTTGATCCAAGTTGAGAAGTGGAAATCAAATGGAGTACCTGACACATTTATTATTCATGATCTCTTCTTAAACTTAGCAATATCAATGGCCAAGGAAGATCACTTTCTTAAAATCTCCACTCCTCATCATGAGTCCTGGAAATATTCTCGTCGTGTAGCCCTCCATGATAATTGTAGAAAAGATACTATGGCTGAAGTTTTAAGCGTTTCCTCCTCATGGAGTGGTTCTTCAAATCCTCTCCGCTCATTGCTCTGCTTCACTAAAATGAACCCAACTCTTTGTGGACAGTTCAAACTACTTAATGTGTTGGATCTAGAAGGTGCCCCAGGTATTGAAAGCTTACCCAAGGAAATAGGAAACCTCATTTCTCTCAAGTACTTGAGTTTATGTCGAACCAGCTTGAAAGCTCTTCCACCTTGGGTTGGTAACTTGCATAACCTACAGACTCTCAATCTATACAAGACTATGATTCAATCAGTCCCCATTGAAATATTTGAATTGGATAAATTAAGGCATCTTCTATGCTTTAGCAAGTGCTGGGTGTGGGAATCTGATCCTTTCATTGTTGAGAGTGTCAGTAGGGCTTCACAACGTCTTTCTCCTGCACGCATCCAAAATTTAAGAGATCTCCAGACACTATGGTTTCATTCAAGCAGTTGGATAAAGGGTGGCCTCGAGAAATTAACCAATCTCAGGGAGCTGGGCTTATCAGGTTTTGGTGCACACATAGATCACAAGGATGCATTGTACAGGGCCCTGTCCAAACTGCAGCGCCTTGAGGTCCTATACTTGGTGCAACTAACATTGTCAGGATGCTACCAAATACATCTCCCTTCATTTTCGAGCCATTCATATCTCTATGATATCACCATTATTGGAGTATTGCCGAACCTCAGTAACTTACCATCGAAACTCACTAGATTGAGATTGGCCTCCAGTAATCTGGAGGAAGACATGATGGAGACGCTCGAGAAGCTACCCAACTTAAAAGAACTTAAATTAGATCCGTTCACATATGTTGGAGTAGAAATAAAATGCACTGAAGGATGGTTTCCAAAACTCGAAAATTTGAGTCTTCGTCTGTTTCCTTCTTTAATGCGTTGGATAGTGGAGGACAGAGCAATGCCTAATTTAAAGACATTGGAAATTAATTCCCTTATGGAGTTGAGATGTATTCCACATGGGCTGAGACACATCACTGGACTACAGCGACTTTCATTAGAAATGCCACAGGAGTTCCTTGATAGGGTTAAAAAAGGTGGAGAAGATTGGCAGCAGATCAGCCATGTACCTTTCATCATGACAAGGGAAGTGCATCACATCCCAAAGGCAGATATCATGTCCCGAAATCTTCCTAGGGACATGAAGGAGCTCTCCTGTAGCCAACCTCGCATCTAG
- the LOC122089001 gene encoding 60S acidic ribosomal protein P2-like, with protein sequence MKVIAAYLLAVLGGNTSPSANDLKNILGSVGADAEDDKIELLLSEVKGKDITELIASGREKLASVPSGGGAAIAVAASAGGGGGGAAPAADEPKKEEKVEEKEESDDDMGFSLFD encoded by the exons ATGAAGGTTATCGCTGCCTACTTGCTTGCTGTTCTGGGCGGAAACACCAGCCCTTCTGCCAACGATTTGAAGAACATTCTTGGATCAG TTGGGGCTGATGCTGAAGATGATAAAATTGAGCTGCTGCTATCTGAAGTTAAGGGTAAAGATATTACAGAGCTGATTGCATCTGGAAGGGAGAAGCTTGCTTCAGTGCCTTCTGGTGGTGGTGCAGCCATTGCAGTGGCTGCAAGTGCTGGTGGCGGCGGGGGTGGTGCAGCACCTGCTGCGGATGagccaaagaaagaagagaaagtggaagagaaagaggagtcagatgat GACATGGGCTTTAGTCTTTTCGACTGA
- the LOC122089560 gene encoding uncharacterized protein LOC122089560 has translation MKQDMESFVAMMRRVWNEWELRSLVLISLLIQILLICFASVRKHRVSTTISFLVWSCYLLADSVATFALGVLAKTLLMMNQCNNKNNNNNNSSSVGVDVLKAFWAPFLLLHLGGPDNITAFSLEDNELWLRHLVGLLFQVGTAIYIFIISFFPAVPSLSWLIITILMLIGGTIKYVERTLALMNASQDHFRNSKTFYGLSRLMSFHREPEENINEDGRKINDEIEVRWKAHMLFQVFQRLVVDPVVTPYNQGKSETFFMNSSWDIAYKVIEIELGFLYEVLYTKAAVARTWIGWILRFTSVSSIIAASIIFFAFIDQKQTYDKIDLTITWVLLSGGIALELWSLMTRSLFTDWTIAWMREKNFNPLITRFVFKAVSYKKKPKYMAQYNLINFCLKDYKPSFWGKVMEGIQMKDLINKHWYRTYKEISEELAIYIFGELQKATASKSYQRFGITRGQWALQSRIIDDQEGHVCQERLENQIRINSEDDEIILNSIKVEFEESILLWHIATDTCYYLDGEENQSETVMSNQRISRDISNYMLYLLVSHPSMLSAAGRGQIRFRDSCDEAKFFFHRRKPETNDLKEACISLHHQEDKPLMFKPDFSVIDRASKLANALLKQAPEDIEKRWKMISQMWLEMLCYAANECRGYHHAHRLGAGRGGELLSVVWILPFDVYFIKFPHCSNYLASVHPDNVKKVDFDESILVRHIATDICYHLDREKYPNLKRVVSNYQRNGRDISNYLLYLPVSRPAMLTAVGGFGDIRFRKTCDDINLWFQERETETSFDEKKSLHCCASRVAKTLMLEQQPEAEYDLEKGWKMISQVWLEMLCYAASEFRGYNHAQRLGADGGRGGGGGELLTIV, from the exons atgaaacaggATATGGAAAGCTTTGTAGCAATGATGAGAAGGGTATGGAATGAATGGGAACTGAGGTCCTTAGTTCTCATTAGCCTCCTCATTCAGATTCTACTCATTTGCTTCGCAAGTGTCCGAAAGCATAGAGTATCCACAACAATCAGCTTCCTTGTTTGGTCATGCTACTTGTTAGCTGATTCGGTTGCAACTTTTGCTCTTGGTGTCCTTGCTAAGACCCTACTGATGATGAACCAatgcaacaacaaaaacaacaacaacaacaactcttCTTCTGTTGGAGTTGATGTGCTTAAAGCATTTTGGGCACCTTTTCTTCTGCTGCACTTAGGTGGCCCAGACAACATCACAGCTTTCTCATTAGAAGATAATGAGCTTTGGTTGAGGCATTTGGTTGGACTCCTTTTCCAGGTTGGAACTGCAATATATATCTTCATCATCAGCTTCTTTCCTGCTGTACCTAGCCTTTCCTGGCTGATCATCACCATTCTAATGTTAATTGGGGGAACCATTAAGTATGTAGAGAGGACATTGGCTCTCATGAATGCAAGCCAAGATCATTTTAGGAATTCCAAAACTTTTTACGGCCTCAGTAGATTGATGTCCTTTCATAGGGAACCTGAAGAGAATATTAATGAAGATGGCAGAAAAATAAATGATGAAATAGAGGTGAGATGGAAAGCTCATATGTTATTTCAGGTATTCCAGCGTCTTGTTGTTGATCCAGTCGTGACTCCCTATAATCAAGGGAAAAGTGAGACCTTCTTCATGAATTCAAGTTGGGATATAGCATATAAAGTTATTGAGATTGAACTTGGGTTTCTGTATGAGGTTCTATACACCAAGGCCGCCGTGGCTCGGACTTGGATAGGTTGGATTCTCCGATTCACAAGTGTTTCCTCCATTATTGCTGCTTCCATCATCTTCTTTGCCTTCATTGATCAGAAGCAAACATATGACAAGATTGACTTAACAATTACATGGGTCTTACTGAGTGGGGGTATTGCTCTAGAGTTGTGGTCATTGATGACTAGATCACTCTTCACAGACTGGACTATTGCTTGGATGAGGGAGAAAAACTTCAATCCATTAATTACCAGATTTGTGTTTAAAGCTGTTTCTtataaaaagaaacccaaatacATGGCTCAGTACAACCTGATCAATTTTTGCCTCAAAGATTATAAGCCATCCTTCTGGGGAAAAGTCATGGAGGGCATTCAAATGAAGGACCTTATTAATAAACACTGGTACAGAACTTACAAGGAAATCTCTGAGGAACTTGCAATATACATCTTCGGGGAGTTGCAAAAAGCAACAGCTTCTAAGTCTTACCAGCGTTTTGGAATTACTAGAGGTCAATGGGCACTTCAAAGCAGGATAATTGATGATCAAGAAGGACACGTATGTCAAGAGAGATTGGAAAATCAAATAAGAATAAATAGTGAAGATGATGAGATAATACTAAATAGCATCAAGGTTGAATTTGAAGAAAGCATTTTGCTTTGGCACATAGCTACAGATACCTGCTATTACTTGGATGGAGAAGAGAATCAATCTGAAACAGTGATGTCCAACCAGAGAATAAGTAGAGACATATCCAATTACATGTTATATCTTCTTGTATCACATCCTTCAATGTTGAGTGCAGCAGGAAGGGGACAAATCAGATTTCGGGACTCCTGTGATGaagccaaattttttttccaccgAAGAAAGCCAGAAACTAATGATTTGAAAGAAGCCTGCATAAGTCTGCATCATCAGGAAGACAAACCACTAATGTTTAAACCAGATTTTTCTGTAATAGACAGGGCATCCAAGCTTGCAAATGCATTGTTGAAACAAGCACCTGAAGACATAGAAAAGAGATGGAAGATGATAAGCCAAATGTGGTTGGAGATGCTGTGCTATGCGGCTAATGAATGTAGAGGATATCACCATGCTCACAGACTTGGTGCTGGCCGCGGGGGAGAGCTTCTCTCGGTCGTCTG GATATTACCGTTCGATGTCTACTTCATTAAATTTCCACATTGTTCCAACTACCTTGCTTCTGTTCATCCtg ATAACGTCAAGAAAGTCGACTTTGATGAAAGCATTTTGGTTCGACACATAGCTACAGATATCTGCTATCATTTGGATAGAGAAAAATATCCCAATCTCAAAAGAGTTGTGTCCAATTACCAGAGAAATGGTAGAGACATATCCAATTACTTGTTATATCTTCCTGTATCACGTCCTGCCATGTTGACTGCAGTAGGAGGATTTGGTGACATCAGATTTCGGAAAACCTGTGATGACATCAATTTGTggttccaagaaagagagacagagacttCATTTGATGAGAAAAAAAGCCTGCACTGTTGC GCATCAAGGGTTGCAAAAACATTAATGTTGGAACAACAACCTGAGGCTGAGTATGACCTAGAAAAGGGGTGGAAGATGATAAGCCAAGTATGGTTGGAGATGTTATGCTATGCGGCAAGTGAATTTAGAGGATATAACCATGCTCAGAGACTTGGTGCAGATGGCGGCCGCGGCGGTGGCGGGGGAGAGCTTCTCACCATCGTCTAG